In Phacochoerus africanus isolate WHEZ1 chromosome 2, ROS_Pafr_v1, whole genome shotgun sequence, one DNA window encodes the following:
- the LOC125120325 gene encoding olfactory receptor 1J4-like has protein sequence MRRENQSSVSQFLLLGLPMQPEQQCVYFALFLGMYLTTVLGNLLIILLIRLDPRLHTPMYFFLSHLALMDVSFSSVTVPKMLMNMHTQDLSIPYAGCVTQTYFFIFFACCDNLILAVMAYDRYVAICHPLHYTIIMREELCLCLLAGSWLLSGATALTHTLLLAQLSFCAENIIPHFFCDLAALLKLSCSDTSLNELVIFTLGPAVAIFPLCGILVSYGHIGLSILRVPSTKGICRALSTCGSHLSVVSLFYGTSMAVYLSSSGQSHDKDIIASVMYTVVTPLMNPFIYSLRNRDMTLALGRLFR, from the coding sequence atgaggagggagaaccagagcagTGTGTCccagttcctcctcctggggctccccatgCAGCCAGAGCAGCAGTGTGTGTActttgccctgttcctgggcatgtacctgaccacGGTGCTGGGGAACCTactcatcatcctgctcatcaggctggaccctcgcctccacacccccatgtacttcttcctcagccacttggCCCTCATGGATGTCTCCTTTTCATCTGTAACTgtccctaagatgctgatgaacatgCATACCCAGGATCTATCAATTCCCTACGCAGGGTGTGTAacacaaacttatttttttatattttttgcttgcTGTGATAACCTTATTCTTGCAGTGATGGCTTATGACAGGTATGTAGCTATTTGTCACCCTCTACACTACACCATCATCATGAGGGAAGAgctgtgtctttgtcttttggctgGATCCTGGCTCCTCTCCGGTGCCACTGCCCTGacccacaccctcctcctggcTCAACTATCCTTCTGTGCTGAAAACATCAtcccccacttcttctgtgaccttgcTGCCCTGCTTAAGCTCTCCTGCTCAGACACCTCTCTCAATGAGCTGGTCATATTCACTCTAGGGCCTGCAGTTGCCATCTTTCCATTGTGTGGCATCCTGGTCTCTTATGGCCACATTGGGCTCTCCATCCTGAGGGTCCCCTCGACTAAAGGGATCTGCAGAGCCttgtccacctgtggctcccacctctctgtggtgtcTCTATTCTATGGAACAAGTATGGCAGTGTACCTTTCCTCCTCAGGCCAGTCCCATGACAAAGACATCATTGCTTCTGTGATGTACACAGTTGTCACTCCCCTGatgaaccctttcatctacagcctgagaaacagaGACATGACATTGGCTTTGGGGAGACTTTTCAGATGA